DNA sequence from the Cellulophaga sp. HaHaR_3_176 genome:
AAGTGCCATGAATGCTTTTAACAGACTAGCAAAACCAATTGATATTGCAAAAGTTGTTTTGTTTTTAGCTAGTGATGATTCTAAATGGATTTCAGGACAAGTGATTGGTGCAAATGGCGCATTGGTTTAGTATAGCTTGCTCATTTTTAAAAAGGGTATTGCAATCATGTAATGCCCTTTTTTAATAAACTAAAATATTAGTATTAAAGTTTGATTAAATAAAATACGAAGTACGTATCTAAAAAAATATAGCATTTATTAACTTTGGTTTTCATCTGTCTGCTTAATTTTATGACAAACCATCTATTTTTAGATAGTTATCAGAAAAATAGAAATCAAAGTTAATCCAATCAAAAACCGATAACTAGCACATAAATCATTACTACATTATGAAACTAAAAAACAGTATTGCACTTCTCCTTTTAATAGGATTGTCTTCTAGTGGCTTTACCCAAATCGCAAATGAAAAAAATATGCTATCAGCAATTAGCGATGAAGGTTTTAATAATTCTGAAGCAATGACTAGATTAAGCCAACTAACTGATGTTTACGGTCAACGTCTTACAGGTTCTAGATCTTATTTAAAAGCTGCTAATTGGGTTTCTGATGAGATGAAAAAAATTGATCTCCAAAATGTACATTTCGAAAATTATTGTGCTGATTGTAGAGGTTGGGATATAAAATCATTTAATGTTGAAATGGTTGCACCCAATTACATGAATATTTCCGCTTATCCTTTAGCGATGTCTAAAAGCTCAAAAGGTACCGTATCTGGCTCAGTAATAAGTATCGAAAGCTTTTCTGATATGAACGATGTTAGAAAACAGTTTAAAGGAAAACTAAACGGCAAAATTGTTTTATTAGGAAAAGAGCCAAAAAAGAAATCATTAACAGATACCATCGAGTTTAGATTTACAGAAAGTGAATTAAAAAAAATGGAGCAGAAAAAAACTGCTGAAATTAAAACAACACCATTACCAGAGCTTTTTGAAGGATGGAAAACTGAAGATAGAACTGATCAAGATTTTCTAGAATTTATTGAAGCTGAAGGCGCTTTAGCTGTACTTACAACAAAATCTATGTATTTAGGTGTTTTACACCCATCTGGTACGTATTATTATAAAAATGGAGATTTAAAACCTCTACCCTATTTTGCTATAATGCCAGAACATTTTAGCAGATTGTATCGAATGATACAACTAAAAACAACACCAACTATTAGACTTAATTTAGAAACTGAATTTTATTCTGAACCTGAAAATAATGTAAATATAATTGGTGAAATTACTGGTAATGATCCTAAACTAAAATCAGAAAGTATTTTATTAGGCGCACATTTCGACTCATGGCATTCTGGTACTGGTGCTACTGATAATGGAGCAAATGCCATCGTTTTAATAGAGGCATTGCGTATTCTTAAAAAATTAAAATATCAACCTAAAAGAACTTTAAAAATCGGACTTTGGGGTGGCGAGGAACAAGCTTTTTTAGGCTCTGCAGCTTACGCCGAAAAGCATTTTGGAGTTTTAGATAAAAAACCAAATAAAGCATCTAAAAAAATAAGTGCTTATTTAAACTTAGATAATGGCGCTGGTTTGATAAGAGGTATTTATTTACAAAACAATGAATTGGCCAGACCTGTTTTTAAAAAAATATTTGATCCAATAGCTACAATTACCAACAATGCAATTACCATTGAGAATAACCTATCTACAGATCATGAAACTTTTGATTATTACAACATACCAGCTTTTCAATTCATACAAGATAATCTAGCTTACCAAAGTGTTACCCACCATACCAATCTTGATTTTTTAGAATATGTTCATGAAGATGATTTAATGAAAAACGCTGTTATTTTGGCTTTTACAATTTATAGTTTAGATAATATGCAAAATCAGGTTCCTAGAAAATTATAACAATTATACTATTTATTTAAACCACTAACGCTACAATACAATTAGTTAGTGGTTTAAATTTTCCCTTAACACATTTGAAAAACAAGCTATTCAGACCATTCTTCATCAAAAAGGTTTTAACTTGAATTATAGTAAAACCTCAACCCCATTTTTACCAAAATATTAAATAAAAGTTAAAGATTTTTTTATTACTAAACGATTGGTTAGTTTTGTAGCGTATTACAAATATAATGGCACGGAAAAAGCAATATATAGAAGAAGAAGTTATAAACAAAGCAATGCATTTGTTTTGGCGTAATGGTTATGAAAACACTTCTATGCAGATGCTTGAAAAAGAAATGGGTATCAATAAATTTTCTATCTATTCTAGTTTCGGAAGTAAACATGGTGTTTTTTTAGAAAGCTTAAAAAGCTATAAAAAAAGCATTAACAATATTTTCGAAAAATTTAAAAACGGAACAGAGG
Encoded proteins:
- a CDS encoding M20/M25/M40 family metallo-hydrolase, yielding MKLKNSIALLLLIGLSSSGFTQIANEKNMLSAISDEGFNNSEAMTRLSQLTDVYGQRLTGSRSYLKAANWVSDEMKKIDLQNVHFENYCADCRGWDIKSFNVEMVAPNYMNISAYPLAMSKSSKGTVSGSVISIESFSDMNDVRKQFKGKLNGKIVLLGKEPKKKSLTDTIEFRFTESELKKMEQKKTAEIKTTPLPELFEGWKTEDRTDQDFLEFIEAEGALAVLTTKSMYLGVLHPSGTYYYKNGDLKPLPYFAIMPEHFSRLYRMIQLKTTPTIRLNLETEFYSEPENNVNIIGEITGNDPKLKSESILLGAHFDSWHSGTGATDNGANAIVLIEALRILKKLKYQPKRTLKIGLWGGEEQAFLGSAAYAEKHFGVLDKKPNKASKKISAYLNLDNGAGLIRGIYLQNNELARPVFKKIFDPIATITNNAITIENNLSTDHETFDYYNIPAFQFIQDNLAYQSVTHHTNLDFLEYVHEDDLMKNAVILAFTIYSLDNMQNQVPRKL